ATAGTGACTAGCCACTCAGGCGCACCGATATTCCCCAGCCAAGCACCGAAGTGGTCAACAAATAATGCTCCAGCACTGATATCAAAGAAATCAATGAAAGAACTGCCAACGTTAATGGCAAACAGGAACATCAGATACATCACCAGTAAGAAAACTGGAACACCGAGTACCGGATTTAATACCAGACGGTCGAGCTTGGCACTGAAGGTCTCTTTTGGCGCAGGTTTAACCGATGCATCATACACCTGCTCCACAAACTGATAGCGGGTAGCGGCGATCATCACCTCAATATCTTCACCCTTGGCTTTCAGACTTTCAGCACAGGCAATCACTTCCGGCTGTTTTTCGCCATTAGCACAGCTGCCACAACCCAGGCCATGCCCGAACATCGCCAGCGCACGCCCACGACTCAACCCAGCTTCACGCTGCATCACGGCAGTCACGGCCTGCTCAATCTCAGCGCCATAATTCAATTTCAGTGGCGTACTATCAACCCGACCGGCTAACAACTCAACCACATGGGCTTTAACCTTATGCACATCTTCTGGATCACGAGAGCAAACCCCCACAACAGGGCATCCCAGAGTCTGGCTCATTTTCTGGAAATCAACTTGAATGCCGCGCTTGTGAGCCGCATCCATCTTGTTGATCACCACCACCATAGGTACCCCCAACTCACGTAACTGAGCTGTTAAGTAGAGGTGGCGCTCTAAGTTGGTACCATCAACCAGGTTAATAATGGCATCACATGGCTGTTCAGCAAGGTACTGCTGGGCAATACGCTCATCTAAAGAACAGTCACACTGATTACCTGCCGGTAAAATATCGTAAATACCCGGCAAATCAGTTAAAAATACATCAGAACCTTCTAGGGTAAATTGGCCAGTCTTCTTCTCAACCGTTACCCCTGACCAGTTACCAACAACCTGGCTTGCGCCGGTCAGCGCGTTAAACAGAGTGGATTTCCCCGCGTTGGGGTTTCCTACCGTGACACAATGAAACTGCTTAGTCATTGGTTTTGATTACCTCAATAATGTCGGCCAAATCCCGGCGCATACACAGCTTGCTACCGCGGAGAGCTAATTCCAGACCCGAACCCATAGGAGCCCGGCGGGTCAGACTAAAACGGGTGTTTGGGGTGATCCCCATCGACAGCAGCTTACGCTTCACCGTTTGCGGCAAATCGATATGTCCGATTTCAGAAATCATGGCGCTATCGCCGGGACTGAGTTCACTTAACTTCATTAACTATTTCCACCTTGGGCAGCGTTTGCCTAATAACTGATACCGATTCTAAACCAGCTAAATCAGCAATAACTTTATCTGGATCAAGATTTTCAACCGAAAACGATAATAGTTTTCACTTGTGTTCTGCATTATGCGGCAAGTGACCACGTTAATAAACTACCAAGCCGCCAGATGGCGGGATTTTCACCTGACGCAATCTAAAAAACCGCCCAAACGATCACTTTCCACACAAACAAGGCAGTAAGTATCGACAACCCGCTCTGTTTTTAAACGATTCAAACACGGGCCTATACCCCCCGCCTAAATACTCAGATCCAGTTCACAGAACAGTTTCAAAACAACTGCGAAAAAAACATCGTTTGTTAGCCTTACCGATGAAAAACCATTTCCACACATTTTTTACGGTTAAGCAACTAACCACATGAAAAGCTGATAATTATAACAATGCAGGGAATTAGATGATGAAAAGTTTTAACCTCAAACGCAGGCCTTATGTGTTGCTGGGAGCCGGGTTACTTTCCGTGGCACTAGCGGGCTGTAGTGATGGTGATGATGGCGAAAACGGCAAAGACGGGGTGATTGGTATCAACATTAATGCCACCAGCACACTGAAAGCAACATTCACCCATGCCAGTATTGATGCCGGCAAGGTCACCGTAGATTTCAGACTGGAAAATGCCAATGGCGTTGCCATTCTAGGCTTAACCAACCAACATGATTTACGCTTCGGCATTGCCCAACTCACTCCCGTTACTGCCACACAACTGGATGGCAATGTCACTCCGCGGGGATTTCAATGGCAGGCCTATATCAACAGCTTAAAACAACCTAATCCGGAATGGATACCAGCAGATGATCGTCACCTCAATCCGGGAGCAACATTTCAGGCTGGGGTAGAAGCTGCAGCAAATTGTCAGAACTGCCTGACAGATAACCAAGATGGCAGCTATCGTTATACCTTCCAAACCAATATCGCCAATATCACAGATCCACTGCCAATCACCTATCAGGCAGAGTTAACCCAAAGAGCCACATTGGAGCTGGTTGCCCCCCAAGCCGTAACCAATGCCCACTTTGACTGGCAACCATCCACAGGTAAAACCGAAGATATTCAGAGCCGTGATGTGGTGTCCATTGCATCCTGTTATGCCTGCCATCAACCAGAAAGTTTAGCGCTCCATGGCGGTCGTCGGATTGAGTTGGAGAGTTGCGCATCCTGTCATACAGCAACCTCTGCCGATCCTGAAAGTGGCAACAGCGTAGATTTTACCTATATGATCCACGCTATCCACAAAGGCCAAGATCGAGTGGGTTACGACAAAAATGCCGCAGCCATGGTTCCAGCACCTTATAAAGTCATTGGTTACAACGGAAGTCAACATGACTACGGTAAAGTCATGTATCCACAACAACCCGCTGCTGACTGCGCAGCTTGCCATGTTGAAGGTGAAGGCGCTCCGGCCGATGTGGGCCTGTTCCATGCTGATTTAAGTAACTCAGCCTGTATCGGTTGCCACACAGAAACGCCATCCAAAAATCATAGCGACACTGACTGTGTCGCCTGCCATAACAGTGAAAGCCCTTATCATGGTACCGATAGCGCCGCCAAACGCCACGGCGATGTATTGAAAGGGTATCAGGCCAGCCAGGGATATTCAGCCCATTTCAGTCATATCACAGTGCAAAACGGTACCCTAAGCTTTGATGTGCAAATCCTCGATGATAAAGGCCAAGCCGTTGGCAGAGAATTTATTGCCAACCCAAGTATGTACACCAAATCCAGCATCTATTTCAGTTGGGATATCGATCAGAACTATCCAGCATATGATACTGGCAGTAAATACGGCGACCGGGGATTCTCTTTGCTAGATGAAACAGTGTCTACCTATCAGCCAGAGAGTAAAACTTTTAGTATCAACAGTGCCGCCAGTAATCTGATCCTGCCGGATCTTAACGGTAAGAGTGTCGAGCTGTATGCCGCAGTAGCAACTTGCTTCAACAAAGGTGGTTATGGCGTTAAAGAAATCGTACCTACCGCCTGTGATTCAGCTAAAGGCGTGCGTATGGTGTACATCCAGCATCAACCGCTGCGCTTTACCTGGAACGGGTCCAACACCTCTGAACCAGCCAAGCAACGTCGCACCATTATTGACGATGGTAAGTGTATGGAGTGTCATAACCAAGAAATTGTTCATTATGACAATGGTGTCAATTGCCAAGCATGCCACACCCCAGACAAAGGGCTGTCTTATGGCGCGGTCAAATCTCCGACCAGCTTTGCCTATAAAGCACACCACGCCAGTGGCCACTACTTGAAATATGCTGGTGTTGGCAGCAGTACTGTCGTCAAAACCGACTGCTCAACCTGTCATACCGAGCAAGGCATCGAACTTGGCCGTTCCCCTGAACGTGCATGGCGTTATGCCGATACTCATGGCGCGGATATCTGGATGTCTTCTGATACAGGCGCCTGTATGAGTTGCCACCAGAAATATCTGAGTGACGCTGGCAAAGCGCATATTGAAGGATTCGGCGGCATTATTGATGGGCAAGATAAAGCCGATGTATTGATCCGCCAAGCAGAAAGCTGTGCTACCTGTCACAGTCCTGAGCAAGTACGCCAATTACACGGCCATTAACCATTCGAGGGGAGAGGCAACTCTCCCCTTTTTCTGTCACTGTTAACAGCTGTTGCAGTGTGATTACAGTTGCACACATCACATTAAAATATTCATTAAGAAATAGACAGATCCAGTTCACAGTCTGAATCGGCTAATGCAGCTTTTTCAGCCTCCTTACGGTAATTTTTCCCTGAGGAAGAAACTTCCTAAATATGGGTAAGTCGCTAAAAGAAAATATAAAAAATCCACTCTACATCCCGTGGATGGCGTACTTACTCATCATCACATTGCAGGGAAAAATATGATGAACATAACGCACTCCAAACTGGCAGCGCTGATCACAGCGGCCATGCTTTCTGTCACCCTGACAGGATGCGATGGTGATAACGGCCACAACGGCACGCCGGGTAAACCCGGAGGCCCAGCAGCTGATACGGTCAACGAACTCCATCTCAATATCACTGACCTACAAGTCGCCAATAACAATGCTAAGGTGACTGTATTTGCGCACAACGAAGCTGATTTACCGGTAGTGGGTCTGAAGGATTTTCAAATAAAGAAAGCAGCGCAGCTGATACCACAGGGATTCAATGGCCCGGGCGAAGCTGCGCAATGGCAAATAACAGGCAACAGTACAGGTTTTACGGATCATAAAAACGGCCATTATAGTTTTGATTTGCCACTGGAAGGTGCCGATACTTCATTCACCCAGAGATTCAATTTTATTGCTGCAGCATCCACCCTACAGGATGGTGCCACAGTTGTGCCACATACTGAATACACTGAAGATCTAGCTGCAGATGGCAGTAGCGCCAAATTGACTAAAAATATCGTTGATGCCAAGCAATGCCATAGTTGCCATCAACCAGGAGAAAAACTATACGCAGGCCACAACTATACCGACTTAGAAACCTGTGTAACCTGCCATAACCAGGAGCTAGCAGACAAACTGGCTCGCCCGGCACTGGCCTTTGGGCATCTTATTCATAATGTCCATAACAGTGCCAAAATGTATGGCCGCAATCTGGATAAAAGTGCTGAAACGGCCCACGCCCTGGTGAAAGATAACTGTGAGACATGCCATCAAAAACCTACTACTGATGACGCCATGCTAGAGGAATGGGGGAATTGGTCACGGGTTCCTACAATGGAAACCTGCTCCAGTTGTCATACCGATATCGACTTTATCAGTGGTTATGGCCATCCGGCTCAAGCAGATAACAGTAACTGTATCGCCTGTCACAATGCCACTATGACAGAACAAATCCATCTGCAGCCACATCGGGTACAAAAGCAATTTATTGCGCGCCATCAGCTCAATGTGCAGATGACAGTACTGCCACAGGAAAACGCCGCAGCGCTGCCAGCAAGCGATCATCAAGTCAGGATGAGTATTACCTTGCAAAATGACCAAGGACAACCCGTTGCACTGAGCACCATCAAGTACATTGAGAGCTTTACCAACATCGGGCCCAATTTCCCGACATTGGCATATGGCCGCCATGAACTTGATGAGCAAAAGCTGGTCATCGACGGTAAACCAAATCCAGCGCTGACATCCACTCAGTTAAGCTATAACAAGGGTGAATTTGTTTACACCAGCAAAGCACTGCCCTTTGGTGCTATCGGTACAGACACAGATACCGCCGTCAATATGGTATCCGCAGCCATTTGTGTTGATAGCGAGCACAATGCTACTGACTGCCAACAGGATGCCAGCGAATTTGCCTCCCTCAATGCTGTCACATCTTATGCAGGCCTAAGTGACACGCTACACACCCGCGCTAGCAGCTCTACGGCTATCGACCGGTGTATCGGCTGTCACGGAGACAGTTTTGAGATCCACAATGCCTTCTCTGAGCATGTGAAACATGCCGGGCTGGTCATCAATCAATTAGATGATATCGGTGGCTGTGTGACCTGCCATACCCCCCATGGCACATATGCCAATGGTAAAAATAAAGGGGCACTGGAGATGAAGCTGCACAAAACCCATAAAGAGAGCGCCTCTTTTGGTTTAATTGGCGGTAAATGCGCCCAGTGTCACGACAGTTTCAATCTGGCATCATTTGAACACAAAGGGCCAATGGCTACCGACGCCATTAATGAAAACTGGGAATGGACAACCACAGGCTACACCAGCCCAATTACAGCGGTATGCACCTCTTGCCATGTGATTGGCTCGCCCTATGTTTCACTCACAGAGCAGCATATTACGCAAAACGGCGGTTACTATCAGCAAGGGGATGCCCTACCGTCTACCGAAACCTGTCTTACCTGTCATAAACCCACAGTGACAAATCACGGCGCCATCAGCATGTAACAACATGGCTGGCCACCTAACACGTGGCCAGCTAGCAACTGATGCAATACCAGACAGACTCAGGACATATCATCATGAAATACTACTCTCTGTACCCTAAAGGCACGGTGGCGGGATGGCTCCGGACCATAGTGCTGGTGACCAGTTGTGTCACCGCGATATTCTCTACTTCGACCACCGCAGCAAAATGGGATAATAAAATGACCCCGGCCGAAGTGGAAGCGACCTTAGATGCCAAATTCACCGCCGGGAAATATTCCCCAAAAGGTGCTGACACTTGCTTAATGTGCCACGGCAAAAATAACCAGGTTATGGCACTATTTGACGGAGCACACGGCAGTCTAGATAACAGCCGCAGCCCTATGGCAGGACTTCAGTGTGAGGCCTGCCATGGCCCGATGGGACAACATAATCGCGGCGGCAAAGAGCCGGTTATCACCTTCGGCAGTCAATCTTCCCTGTCAACTGAGAAGCAAAACAGTGTTTGCCTCTCCTGCCATCAGGGCGAATTAGCCATGAATTGGGATGGCGGCCATCATCAAAATGCAGAGATTGCATGCGCTGACTGCCACCAGATCCATGCAGCTAAAGATGCCGTGCTGGATAAACAAACTGAAATTAACGTCTGCAGCCAGTGTCATACCCGTGAAAAAGCCGATCTGCATAAACGCTCCAGCCATCCGTTGAAATGGGGGCAAATGACTTGCAGCGACTGTCATAACCCCCATGGCAGTATGAACCCCAGTGATTTAACTCAGATATCCATTAACGAGTCCTGTTATGAGTGTCATGCCGACAAACGTGGTCCCATGCTATGGGAACATGCGCCAGTGACAGAAAACTGCGTCAGTTGCCATAACCCTCACGGCAGCGTCAATGACAATATGCTGACTGCCCGGGCACCACAGTTATGTCAGCAGTGTCATGCCGGTACCCACAGTGGCCAACCACTGTTTGGCCAAGGTGGCAATAATGCCATGACAGGAGGCCGCAGCTGTCTGAACTGTCACAGCCAAGTCCATGGCTCCAACCATCCATCCGGCAAATTACTGCAGCGCTGACAGGGAGAGCACCATGACATATAAACTCAATCTCATCACCCTTGCCTTACTAACAGCCGGGACTGGTGCCATAGCAGAAGAAGCGTCCTCGCAAAAGCAACTCACGGGCTACCATCTGGATCAGGCAAATACTGCCAAGGTGAAATTTAACGCTTGGCAATGCAAACGTTGTCCACAAGCTGAAGGTATCCAAGGGCAGGCGTCACTGGGTAGCGGCTATAACACTGGTCACAACGGTCACAGCGCCAATGCGATGGGCAGTGACAAACAATGGCCGATCAGTATCAATGCCGATCTTAGTTACCAAAGCCAAGATGGTTACCGCGTTGATGCCGAAGCAAACAATCTGGGAATGGATGCCAGCCGGGCGACGCTGACGGTCAATAAAGCTGGCCGTTACGCACTGGCATTGGACTATCGTACTTTAGCGCACTGGGATACCGATAATGCACTCACTCCTTATTTAGGGATTGGCAGCAATTATCTGTACCTCCCAGAAAACTGGGTAACAGCCAGTACCACGGCGGAGATGACCGCATTGGATAGCGCATTATCCCCGCTCAGCTTATCATTCAAGCGTGAGCAGATAGGCATGACGCTGTCATATAGTGATATGTTTGGTAGCACACCGTCACTTAACGCCGGCGCCAGCAGCTGGCAAACTTATCTCAGTTTCCGGCGCGAGACAAAAACCGGTTTACAAACCAGTTCAGGCAGTTTTTTTGATCAATCCATGATGCTGGCATCACCGGTGGATTATCAGACAGATCGGCTCAACGCAGGCATTACCGCCAAGGGAAACCATTGGTACAGCACGCTGGATTACAGTGGCTCCATGTTCAATAACCGCTACAACATGCTGCAGTTTGACAATGCCTTTGTACCAACCTTCGGAGCCCAAAGCACTGGCGTAATGGCATTGGCGCCAGATAATGATGCCCATACCGTGACATTATCTGGTGGTTATCACACCACAAGGCTACAACTGCAAAGCCGCGCTTATCTGGGACAAATGCGTCAAGATGACGCGCTTATCAGCTCAGGTTACCATTATCCCCTGCCGCAGCCATCGTTAGAAAATCAGGTTGATATCCAAGGCGCGGATTTTCAAGCCCGTTATCGCATCAACCGAGATCTTCGGTTGAAAGCCAGTTATGATCTGTATGACAGAGATAATCGCACTCAGATCCTACCTTGGCAGCAGATAAGCATTGACCCCTTATCAGGGAAAGTTGCCTACAACACCCCCTACGACAGTCAGCGTCAACAGATAAAGCTGGCTGCGGATTACCGCCTAGCAGCCGGCGTTAAACTCGACACTGGTTACGATTATCGCCAAGACACCCGCAGTTATAGCGAGCGGGAAGAAACTGATGAACATAAGGTTTGGGCCAGTATGCTGCTTCGCGCTATGGATGATCTGGATCTGCGCCTGAAAGCCAGCCATGAAATGCGCGATGGTTCGCGTTTTGAAGCTTCGGCATTGACCTCCAGCGAAGCTAATCCCCTGCTGCGGCGCTATAACTTGGCTGATCGAAACCGCACACAAGCGCAATTGAGTCTGTCTTATTCACTGCCTGCGGATATCACCTTAGATAGCGCCTTGCGCTACGCCATAGATGATTATCGTCACACCGCTATTGGCCTGACAGAAGCAGAAGATATCAGCTGGGATATCAGTGCCAATTGGCAGGCCAGTGAGGATCTGCACCTCAGTGCATTTTATGGCGCGCAGCGCATTGATTCTCGCCAACATGGCGCAATCAGTGATATCAGCCGCCCCAGCTGGCACAGTGATATTGAAGATAGATTCCAATATGTGGGCACATCCGTGCGCTATGACAATCTGCTGGCTGATAAACTCAGTATCGGGCTGGATTATCAATATGCTGACTCACGGGCAAATACTCAAGTCACACAGGGGTTACATAATGGCCCAAGCAAGGATTATGGCCGCTATCAGGCGATCAATCACAGCCTGAGTCTCTACGGCCAATATCACCTCAGCAGCCAGACCAGTGTGAAACTGGATTACCGTTATGAACGCTATCAAGATACTGATCCTGCAACACAACTCAGCCCCGATGCCATCTGGAATGTCCTGAGTTTCGGTCAGCTAGATAACAATTATCAGGCTCAACTACTGATGTTTACCCTGCAATACCGTTTTAACTGAGTCGCATCATAGATCCTCATTTGTTCTGACTTATGAGGATCTATCGTCTAGAGCGGATCTAAACATAGGTGTTAACAGTTTATTACCAAACTCACTCATATGGTCACCATCATAGTAGATTGGTCGGCCATGAATATTCGAAATACATTTTCCTTGTTTACATAAATAATTTATTGGTGATAATAAATGGGCATCTAATGTTCTAGTCACATTCTTTAAAATTAAATTTACCTGTTTATTTCTTTTTTCATAATCATAGATTGATATTGAAAAGTCATTATGTACATCATTATATAACAATTTTTCTTTTGCTATCGCTTTAGGTATATTTGTATGCATTTCCGGAATCGGGGAAATAATAAAAACACGGTCTTTATTATTAATACCATCAATAGTTAGTCCAATATTTTTCTCAAGCTCTAATAAAAATTTTTTATTTACTTCATGATACTTATCTTTAAAATAAATAAGTGGTCCTTTATATGGAGTCGTCACACGCTCTGGATTAGATTGACCATATAGATATGCAGACATTCTTGCAGCAATAAACACAGGTGTAGATGGATGTTTATTAATATATTCCATTCGCTTACTATTATCATACAAACATAATAAAGAGTTTCCTGATATTTTTACATTCATAATAAATGGACAAGAAGCCCTAGCAAGAACAGTTACCCCCTCCTTTTTTAAATCAAATAAGGTAGATAATGCTGTAGCAATCGCATCTGCATGACTATCACCAACCATAATAGCTTTAATATTATTACTATTACCTAATATTTTTACCGAAAAATCTCCACTATTTTCATCCAGCATCAAATTATTTTTATTACGATCAAATGATTCATTACTCGCGAGCAAAACTTCATTCGAATAATGCCAATGAAAACCATCTGTTAAACAAATCAATTTACTCAATACAAATATGAACAAAATCATTAATATAGGTTTAAATTTATATATTGATTTCAATGATGTCAATTTTGAAGTCATACATTTATTTTTTTCAATTAAATAATAACTCAAGGCCCCTAGACACAAAGATAATAACACCCCAACTGCCTGCCAATTTCTAATTTTAAAATAAATACTCATTACGACAACTGGCCAATGCCACAAATATATCGAATAAGACCATTCACCAATTTTTTGTGATATTTTATTATCTAAAATAATATTCTTTGCATTAGCTAAAATGATTAAATAAGCACCTAATACTGGTGTTATGGTTAAATAACTTGGCCATATATTATTTTTACTAAATAATATAAATGATATAATAACCAAACCTAATCCTATAATAGATACTATTCTTGGATTTTTTATTTTGAATGGATATAAAAATGCCAACCCTCCAAATAACATTTCCCACATCCTTGTAGAAAGCATAAAATAAGTTCTATTATCTTGATTAACTTCATAATAGATACACATAGAGAAGCTAATTAACAATAATAATAAAACTACTCGTTTTATGTTTTTCAGCGACAAGAATTTATTTGCACACAACAAAACAGCGGGGTATAAAATATAAAATTGCCACTCCACTGATAAAGACCAAGTATGTAATAACCACTTAGTATGAGAAGATACTGCAAAATAGCCAGATTCATTCATATACCTTATATTTGATAAAAAAA
This region of Shewanella sp. NFH-SH190041 genomic DNA includes:
- a CDS encoding ferrous iron transport protein A; the encoded protein is MKLSELSPGDSAMISEIGHIDLPQTVKRKLLSMGITPNTRFSLTRRAPMGSGLELALRGSKLCMRRDLADIIEVIKTND
- a CDS encoding OmcA/MtrC family decaheme c-type cytochrome translates to MMKSFNLKRRPYVLLGAGLLSVALAGCSDGDDGENGKDGVIGININATSTLKATFTHASIDAGKVTVDFRLENANGVAILGLTNQHDLRFGIAQLTPVTATQLDGNVTPRGFQWQAYINSLKQPNPEWIPADDRHLNPGATFQAGVEAAANCQNCLTDNQDGSYRYTFQTNIANITDPLPITYQAELTQRATLELVAPQAVTNAHFDWQPSTGKTEDIQSRDVVSIASCYACHQPESLALHGGRRIELESCASCHTATSADPESGNSVDFTYMIHAIHKGQDRVGYDKNAAAMVPAPYKVIGYNGSQHDYGKVMYPQQPAADCAACHVEGEGAPADVGLFHADLSNSACIGCHTETPSKNHSDTDCVACHNSESPYHGTDSAAKRHGDVLKGYQASQGYSAHFSHITVQNGTLSFDVQILDDKGQAVGREFIANPSMYTKSSIYFSWDIDQNYPAYDTGSKYGDRGFSLLDETVSTYQPESKTFSINSAASNLILPDLNGKSVELYAAVATCFNKGGYGVKEIVPTACDSAKGVRMVYIQHQPLRFTWNGSNTSEPAKQRRTIIDDGKCMECHNQEIVHYDNGVNCQACHTPDKGLSYGAVKSPTSFAYKAHHASGHYLKYAGVGSSTVVKTDCSTCHTEQGIELGRSPERAWRYADTHGADIWMSSDTGACMSCHQKYLSDAGKAHIEGFGGIIDGQDKADVLIRQAESCATCHSPEQVRQLHGH
- a CDS encoding OmcA/MtrC family decaheme c-type cytochrome — encoded protein: MMNITHSKLAALITAAMLSVTLTGCDGDNGHNGTPGKPGGPAADTVNELHLNITDLQVANNNAKVTVFAHNEADLPVVGLKDFQIKKAAQLIPQGFNGPGEAAQWQITGNSTGFTDHKNGHYSFDLPLEGADTSFTQRFNFIAAASTLQDGATVVPHTEYTEDLAADGSSAKLTKNIVDAKQCHSCHQPGEKLYAGHNYTDLETCVTCHNQELADKLARPALAFGHLIHNVHNSAKMYGRNLDKSAETAHALVKDNCETCHQKPTTDDAMLEEWGNWSRVPTMETCSSCHTDIDFISGYGHPAQADNSNCIACHNATMTEQIHLQPHRVQKQFIARHQLNVQMTVLPQENAAALPASDHQVRMSITLQNDQGQPVALSTIKYIESFTNIGPNFPTLAYGRHELDEQKLVIDGKPNPALTSTQLSYNKGEFVYTSKALPFGAIGTDTDTAVNMVSAAICVDSEHNATDCQQDASEFASLNAVTSYAGLSDTLHTRASSSTAIDRCIGCHGDSFEIHNAFSEHVKHAGLVINQLDDIGGCVTCHTPHGTYANGKNKGALEMKLHKTHKESASFGLIGGKCAQCHDSFNLASFEHKGPMATDAINENWEWTTTGYTSPITAVCTSCHVIGSPYVSLTEQHITQNGGYYQQGDALPSTETCLTCHKPTVTNHGAISM
- a CDS encoding DmsE family decaheme c-type cytochrome, encoding MKYYSLYPKGTVAGWLRTIVLVTSCVTAIFSTSTTAAKWDNKMTPAEVEATLDAKFTAGKYSPKGADTCLMCHGKNNQVMALFDGAHGSLDNSRSPMAGLQCEACHGPMGQHNRGGKEPVITFGSQSSLSTEKQNSVCLSCHQGELAMNWDGGHHQNAEIACADCHQIHAAKDAVLDKQTEINVCSQCHTREKADLHKRSSHPLKWGQMTCSDCHNPHGSMNPSDLTQISINESCYECHADKRGPMLWEHAPVTENCVSCHNPHGSVNDNMLTARAPQLCQQCHAGTHSGQPLFGQGGNNAMTGGRSCLNCHSQVHGSNHPSGKLLQR
- a CDS encoding MtrB/PioB family decaheme-associated outer membrane protein yields the protein MTYKLNLITLALLTAGTGAIAEEASSQKQLTGYHLDQANTAKVKFNAWQCKRCPQAEGIQGQASLGSGYNTGHNGHSANAMGSDKQWPISINADLSYQSQDGYRVDAEANNLGMDASRATLTVNKAGRYALALDYRTLAHWDTDNALTPYLGIGSNYLYLPENWVTASTTAEMTALDSALSPLSLSFKREQIGMTLSYSDMFGSTPSLNAGASSWQTYLSFRRETKTGLQTSSGSFFDQSMMLASPVDYQTDRLNAGITAKGNHWYSTLDYSGSMFNNRYNMLQFDNAFVPTFGAQSTGVMALAPDNDAHTVTLSGGYHTTRLQLQSRAYLGQMRQDDALISSGYHYPLPQPSLENQVDIQGADFQARYRINRDLRLKASYDLYDRDNRTQILPWQQISIDPLSGKVAYNTPYDSQRQQIKLAADYRLAAGVKLDTGYDYRQDTRSYSEREETDEHKVWASMLLRAMDDLDLRLKASHEMRDGSRFEASALTSSEANPLLRRYNLADRNRTQAQLSLSYSLPADITLDSALRYAIDDYRHTAIGLTEAEDISWDISANWQASEDLHLSAFYGAQRIDSRQHGAISDISRPSWHSDIEDRFQYVGTSVRYDNLLADKLSIGLDYQYADSRANTQVTQGLHNGPSKDYGRYQAINHSLSLYGQYHLSSQTSVKLDYRYERYQDTDPATQLSPDAIWNVLSFGQLDNNYQAQLLMFTLQYRFN
- a CDS encoding acyltransferase family protein, which gives rise to MKFLFMKFRSDVNGLRAIAVIGVVLFHFGYSSIPGGFAGVDVFFVISGFLMTSIIFSKIDDNKFSITDFYASRANRIIPVLFFVSLALIIIGWFYLPPTDYKMLGKHIEKSILFLSNIRYMNESGYFAVSSHTKWLLHTWSLSVEWQFYILYPAVLLCANKFLSLKNIKRVVLLLLLISFSMCIYYEVNQDNRTYFMLSTRMWEMLFGGLAFLYPFKIKNPRIVSIIGLGLVIISFILFSKNNIWPSYLTITPVLGAYLIILANAKNIILDNKISQKIGEWSYSIYLWHWPVVVMSIYFKIRNWQAVGVLLSLCLGALSYYLIEKNKCMTSKLTSLKSIYKFKPILMILFIFVLSKLICLTDGFHWHYSNEVLLASNESFDRNKNNLMLDENSGDFSVKILGNSNNIKAIMVGDSHADAIATALSTLFDLKKEGVTVLARASCPFIMNVKISGNSLLCLYDNSKRMEYINKHPSTPVFIAARMSAYLYGQSNPERVTTPYKGPLIYFKDKYHEVNKKFLLELEKNIGLTIDGINNKDRVFIISPIPEMHTNIPKAIAKEKLLYNDVHNDFSISIYDYEKRNKQVNLILKNVTRTLDAHLLSPINYLCKQGKCISNIHGRPIYYDGDHMSEFGNKLLTPMFRSALDDRSS